In one Meiothermus sp. Pnk-1 genomic region, the following are encoded:
- a CDS encoding branched-chain amino acid ABC transporter permease produces the protein MPLWLLFGGLLLALPHLVYPVLALDLLLWGLFAAALDLLLGYVGLLSFGHAAFWGTSAYTSALLAKAGLPFPLAVLGGVGVTALLATAIGFLSIRRQGIYFAMVTLAFAQMVYYLANELRGLTGGENGVQGVPRTLWGLDLSSPLAFYYAALPLVALGFFLAWRTVRSPFGHVLIAVREEEARAQALGYPTARFKLLAFLLSAGLSALAGGLYALNHGFVALEVVHWSTSGLVVMMTILGGIGTLWGGLLGAAVVLLLRDWLSTWTDAWGVVTGVIFTLAVLGFRQGIWGSLRQWRRRRA, from the coding sequence ATGCCCCTGTGGCTTCTCTTTGGCGGGCTGCTCCTGGCCCTGCCCCACCTGGTCTACCCGGTGCTGGCCCTGGACCTCTTGCTGTGGGGCCTTTTTGCCGCGGCTTTGGATCTGCTTTTGGGCTATGTGGGGCTGCTTTCCTTTGGGCATGCGGCTTTCTGGGGAACCTCGGCCTATACAAGCGCCCTTCTGGCCAAGGCCGGTCTGCCTTTCCCGCTGGCGGTGCTGGGGGGGGTAGGGGTCACCGCCCTGCTCGCCACGGCCATCGGCTTCCTTTCCATCCGTCGTCAGGGAATCTACTTCGCCATGGTTACCCTGGCCTTTGCCCAGATGGTCTATTACCTGGCCAACGAGCTCAGGGGCCTCACCGGCGGCGAAAACGGGGTACAGGGGGTTCCTCGCACCCTTTGGGGGCTGGACCTCTCGAGCCCCTTGGCGTTCTATTACGCTGCGCTGCCCTTGGTGGCCTTGGGGTTCTTCTTAGCCTGGCGAACCGTGCGCTCTCCCTTTGGCCACGTACTCATCGCCGTGCGCGAGGAGGAGGCTCGGGCCCAAGCGCTGGGCTACCCCACCGCCCGTTTCAAGCTCCTGGCCTTCTTGCTCTCCGCAGGCTTGTCGGCGTTGGCGGGAGGTCTGTATGCCCTCAACCATGGCTTTGTCGCCCTCGAGGTGGTCCATTGGTCCACTTCCGGCCTGGTGGTGATGATGACCATCCTGGGAGGCATCGGCACCCTGTGGGGCGGGCTCTTGGGCGCGGCGGTGGTGTTGTTGCTGCGGGACTGGCTCTCGACCTGGACTGACGCCTGGGGCGTGGTCACCGGCGTAATCTTCACGCTGGCGGTTTTGGGGTTCCGCCAGGGCATCTGGGGCAGCCTGAGGCAATGGCGGCGCAGGCGGGCCTAG
- a CDS encoding TetR/AcrR family transcriptional regulator, producing the protein MPGLRERQKQRRRERIYRTAVQLFRERGFHQTTATDIAKAAHVSRGTFFNYYPYKEAVLLDYGAELLGQLSEQARAELEEGSPPLEVLRRMWERLSEVSERERELLSPLAYELLNPDPERARSAFEALPLGDFVAEVLRPLREAGELRKDLSLERIARSLADTYLLSALRWAAYTPERRLKDEMLKFLDLVLEGALAR; encoded by the coding sequence CCGGAGGGAGCGCATTTACCGGACTGCGGTGCAACTTTTTCGCGAGCGGGGTTTTCATCAGACCACCGCCACCGATATCGCCAAGGCTGCGCATGTCTCCAGGGGGACTTTTTTCAACTACTACCCCTACAAGGAGGCCGTGCTGCTCGACTATGGCGCGGAGTTGCTGGGTCAGCTCTCCGAGCAGGCCAGGGCCGAACTCGAGGAAGGCAGCCCGCCGCTGGAAGTGCTCCGGAGGATGTGGGAGCGGCTTTCTGAGGTATCCGAGCGCGAGCGCGAACTGCTCTCACCGCTGGCCTACGAACTGCTCAACCCCGATCCCGAGCGGGCCCGCTCGGCCTTTGAAGCCCTACCCTTAGGAGACTTCGTGGCGGAGGTGCTACGCCCCTTGCGCGAGGCGGGCGAGCTCCGCAAAGACCTCTCCCTCGAGCGCATCGCCCGCTCGCTGGCCGATACTTACCTGCTCTCGGCGCTGCGTTGGGCCGCCTACACCCCCGAGCGTCGCCTCAAGGACGAGATGCTCAAGTTCCTCGATCTGGTGTTGGAGGGGGCGTTGGCCCGCTAG